The following are encoded together in the Mammaliicoccus vitulinus genome:
- a CDS encoding gamma-glutamyltransferase, which produces MIYNRKFLFISMIIVLLISTLIYLCSTQKKSDKDNLYENKISEAKNAKKKSYGVASNNPIAVKIGEKIIEDGGNSVDASIGVSYALAITEPHTSGLGGGGAMITKSNSKFEKPRLLEYKDMSGYNYKKSDETGVPGLVSGLHQAHKNGGSMDEKKIMNYVIPLAKDGFEVDDELDRSLKIYGDDIDKDSPFFKDSEPLEEGDIVKQKALTKTLEGIRDNGVSYFYDDIAGDIADQADSHLKKKDFKNYQPADKEAIETDYKGNKIYSASNPLGGTLMAQGLKLDEIINKKNTKKEYVNSIISGRNLVLENKEIVNDQESAYNNYLERDYIIDKYKELDKYNGMKPSDGTDGNTTHFVVIDKEGQVTSTTNSLASYFGTGKFVDQGFYLNDSLNNFSKGSKNPNRGDKHKFPRSYTAPTIIEGKDFTMGIGSPGGNKIPTILNQVMIQYFNDDKSIQDIIDKPRFYNDGDTVYYEKDIDDDYLKQFKKMGYKVKQGKDTPYFGSVQAAILNKENNAVETGRDVGNR; this is translated from the coding sequence ATGATATATAATCGCAAATTCTTATTTATTAGCATGATCATAGTTTTATTGATTTCAACCTTAATTTATTTATGTAGTACACAAAAAAAGTCAGATAAAGATAATTTGTACGAAAACAAAATATCGGAAGCTAAAAATGCAAAAAAGAAAAGCTATGGTGTCGCATCTAATAATCCAATTGCAGTAAAAATTGGAGAAAAAATTATAGAAGATGGAGGAAACTCTGTCGATGCTTCAATTGGTGTTTCATACGCTTTAGCTATTACAGAGCCTCATACTTCAGGTCTTGGCGGAGGTGGAGCCATGATTACTAAAAGTAATTCGAAATTTGAAAAACCAAGGTTGCTAGAATATAAAGATATGTCTGGATATAACTATAAAAAGAGTGATGAAACGGGTGTACCCGGATTAGTAAGTGGTCTTCATCAAGCTCATAAAAATGGTGGATCAATGGATGAGAAGAAGATAATGAATTATGTTATACCACTAGCTAAAGATGGTTTTGAAGTTGATGATGAATTAGATAGAAGCCTCAAAATATACGGTGACGATATAGATAAGGATTCTCCATTCTTTAAAGATTCTGAACCACTTGAAGAAGGGGACATTGTTAAGCAAAAAGCACTAACAAAAACGTTAGAAGGTATACGTGATAATGGGGTATCTTATTTTTACGATGATATCGCTGGTGACATAGCAGATCAGGCGGATAGTCACCTTAAGAAAAAAGATTTTAAAAATTATCAACCCGCAGATAAAGAAGCTATAGAAACTGATTACAAAGGGAATAAAATATATTCTGCTTCTAATCCACTGGGCGGAACACTAATGGCTCAAGGACTGAAACTTGATGAGATTATTAATAAAAAAAATACTAAAAAAGAATATGTAAATAGTATAATTTCAGGGAGAAATTTAGTTTTAGAAAATAAAGAAATAGTGAATGATCAAGAATCTGCATACAATAATTATTTAGAGCGCGACTATATAATTGATAAATATAAAGAACTAGATAAATATAATGGTATGAAACCTTCAGATGGTACAGATGGTAACACGACACACTTCGTAGTTATAGATAAAGAAGGGCAAGTTACAAGTACTACAAATAGTTTAGCAAGCTATTTTGGCACAGGTAAATTTGTAGATCAGGGCTTTTATTTAAATGATTCTTTGAATAATTTTTCAAAAGGTAGTAAAAATCCAAATAGGGGAGATAAACATAAATTCCCTAGATCATACACAGCTCCTACTATAATAGAAGGTAAAGACTTTACAATGGGTATTGGTTCACCAGGGGGTAACAAAATACCTACGATTTTAAATCAAGTAATGATACAGTATTTTAATGATGATAAAAGTATACAGGATATTATTGATAAACCTAGATTTTACAATGATGGAGATACTGTTTATTATGAAAAAGATATAGATGATGATTATCTTAAACAGTTTAAAAAAATGGGGTATAAAGTAAAACAAGGGAAAGACACACCGTATTTTGGGAGTGTACAAGCTGCAATATTAAACAAAGAGAATAATGCTGTAGAAACTGGTAGAGATGTAGGTAATAGATAG
- a CDS encoding CapA family protein, with amino-acid sequence MAKKLTIGEQILKKSKKHKKQTSKHIVILLVILVCFMIFGNYIYKGKNIFGSLKEDDKLVVTYLGNINLAEKGQKESLSKILSPLKNLTNNSNYTSANLKLSSSNPEKDIKDIKTLSNNNINSLTLGNSNNMNFKNTQSIFKSIDQSNPNLLSDEGINIINNNISKQFHQGKEIATVSFSDTSSKFIDASENNTSIKLNPKTFIPLIKDLDKNNDLVIVRVNWGVPDERTVSERQREYAHALVDAGADVIIGNNNVIQKIESYKDSHIFYSLGNLTSQDFLSKNNESIIVQQEIEKEKLKTKVIPVNFKGGYLSNNNDNIIKNNQMLNYIKDSSMEWTTKKGEFINETSK; translated from the coding sequence ATGGCTAAAAAACTTACAATAGGAGAACAAATATTAAAAAAATCGAAAAAGCACAAAAAACAAACCAGTAAGCATATTGTAATATTATTAGTTATACTAGTATGTTTTATGATATTTGGTAACTATATTTATAAAGGTAAAAATATATTTGGTAGTTTAAAAGAGGATGATAAATTAGTAGTGACTTATTTAGGAAATATTAATTTAGCAGAAAAAGGTCAAAAGGAAAGTTTATCAAAAATATTAAGTCCTTTAAAAAATCTAACAAATAACAGTAATTATACATCTGCAAATTTAAAATTAAGTAGTAGTAATCCCGAAAAAGATATTAAAGATATTAAAACACTTAGTAATAATAATATTAACAGTTTGACATTGGGTAATAGCAATAATATGAATTTTAAGAATACACAAAGTATATTTAAAAGTATTGATCAATCAAATCCAAACCTTTTATCTGATGAAGGAATAAATATTATTAATAACAATATCTCAAAACAATTTCATCAAGGGAAAGAAATAGCTACTGTTTCCTTTAGTGATACAAGCTCTAAATTTATAGATGCTTCAGAAAATAATACTTCTATAAAATTGAATCCTAAAACTTTTATTCCTTTAATTAAAGATTTAGATAAAAACAATGATTTAGTAATCGTTCGTGTGAACTGGGGAGTACCGGATGAAAGGACAGTGTCAGAAAGACAAAGAGAATATGCACATGCATTAGTTGACGCTGGAGCGGATGTCATAATTGGTAATAATAATGTGATTCAAAAAATAGAAAGTTACAAAGATTCTCATATATTTTATAGCTTAGGAAATTTAACTTCACAAGACTTTTTATCTAAAAATAATGAAAGCATTATTGTTCAGCAAGAAATTGAAAAGGAAAAATTAAAAACAAAGGTTATTCCAGTTAATTTCAAGGGCGGTTATCTTTCTAATAATAATGATAATATCATTAAAAATAATCAAATGCTGAATTATATTAAAGACTCAAGTATGGAATGGACAACGAAAAAAGGAGAATTTATCAATGAAACTAGCAAATAA
- the pgsC gene encoding poly-gamma-glutamate biosynthesis protein PgsC, translating into MIGSELYFSLFVGVILSLIFAEKFGINPAGLVVPGYLALVFDQPLMLISVILISCLTYIIVVHGIGKITILYGRRKFAAMILTGMIIKFMFDLIYPIAPFEILQLSGIGVVIPGIIANTIQKQGVIITLSTTILLSFVTYLILFVYSFIT; encoded by the coding sequence ATGATAGGTTCTGAATTATACTTCTCGTTATTTGTAGGTGTTATATTAAGTTTAATTTTTGCAGAAAAGTTTGGCATAAATCCAGCAGGATTAGTTGTACCAGGTTATTTGGCGTTAGTATTCGACCAACCACTAATGTTAATATCAGTTATTTTAATTAGTTGTTTGACTTATATAATCGTTGTACATGGAATTGGAAAAATAACAATATTATATGGAAGAAGAAAATTTGCAGCTATGATATTAACAGGCATGATTATTAAGTTTATGTTTGACTTAATATATCCAATTGCGCCATTTGAGATACTCCAGTTAAGTGGTATCGGTGTAGTTATACCTGGTATTATTGCCAATACGATTCAAAAGCAAGGCGTCATAATCACGTTATCAACAACAATTTTATTGAGTTTTGTTACTTATTTAATATTATTTGTCTATAGTTTCATTACATAA
- the pgsB gene encoding poly-gamma-glutamate synthase PgsB, with protein sequence MLLIIILTLLIISLGVLEKIKHNSNIKKIPIRININGIRGKSTITRLIFSILKENQHNVIAKTTGTDARILYWHTDKEDPIIRKPQGANIGEQKAIMRHVVHQNADSLVNECMAVNPDYQITFQNDLVKANVGVIVNVLEDHMDVLGPTLDEVAEAFAATIPFNGKAVVMQDEYTNYYKKIAQDRKTDLIVVDKNEISEDYLKKFDYIVFPDNVAIALGVAKSLGINEDVAMKGMLNAPPDSGAVRVKYYEANNNTNIFINAFSANEPESSLAILDKVYSYNYPFEKVVIILNCRYDRVDRTYLFTEKFIPKIKIDTLIVTGSTTQMVTEVMKDYPEINYYNFEGKEFSEVQDRILKESQKSLIFCVGNIHGNGKSIVNFIEGKS encoded by the coding sequence TTGTTATTAATAATAATCTTAACACTTCTTATTATTTCTCTAGGTGTATTAGAAAAGATCAAACACAATTCTAATATAAAAAAAATACCCATAAGAATTAATATTAATGGAATTAGAGGTAAGTCTACAATTACGAGATTGATTTTTAGCATTTTAAAAGAAAATCAACATAATGTGATTGCTAAAACTACCGGAACAGATGCGCGCATTTTATATTGGCATACCGATAAAGAGGACCCAATAATAAGAAAACCACAAGGAGCTAATATTGGTGAACAAAAGGCTATTATGAGGCATGTGGTTCATCAAAATGCAGATTCATTGGTTAATGAATGCATGGCTGTTAATCCTGATTACCAAATTACTTTCCAAAATGATCTAGTAAAGGCTAACGTTGGCGTAATTGTAAACGTTCTTGAAGATCATATGGATGTTTTAGGGCCTACTCTTGATGAGGTAGCTGAAGCATTTGCTGCAACTATACCATTTAATGGTAAGGCAGTTGTTATGCAAGATGAATATACAAACTATTATAAAAAAATCGCTCAAGATAGAAAAACCGACTTAATAGTCGTTGATAAAAATGAAATATCAGAAGATTATTTGAAAAAATTTGATTATATTGTATTTCCAGATAATGTTGCAATTGCTTTAGGTGTAGCTAAGTCTTTAGGTATAAATGAGGATGTTGCAATGAAAGGTATGTTGAATGCACCTCCAGATTCTGGGGCTGTAAGAGTAAAATATTATGAAGCTAATAATAATACAAATATTTTCATAAATGCTTTTTCAGCTAATGAACCGGAGTCAAGTTTAGCAATATTAGATAAGGTTTATTCTTATAACTATCCGTTTGAAAAGGTAGTGATTATTTTGAACTGCCGATATGACAGGGTAGATAGAACATACTTATTTACAGAAAAATTCATTCCTAAAATCAAAATAGATACGTTAATCGTAACTGGTAGTACCACTCAAATGGTTACTGAAGTAATGAAAGATTATCCAGAAATAAATTATTACAATTTTGAAGGTAAAGAATTTTCTGAAGTCCAAGATAGAATTTTAAAAGAATCTCAAAAATCTTTAATATTCTGTGTAGGTAATATCCACGGTAATGGAAAAAGTATCGTAAATTTCATAGAAGGGAAAAGCTAA
- a CDS encoding GNAT family N-acetyltransferase, giving the protein MNNKNLTFTTDRLEIRPLVNSDYESWLKGFLDRNPSQYQYDDGLIDMSVCTKIWFEDLVKKHHELIKNDEMYIFAIFDKNNQHIGMIDLVTIRRGIFQWGECGYFIHNQFWRNGYAYEALRKTLYIADKELEFHRLEAHVNLDNDPSIKLLQKSGFEYECTRKNFIYEFEQWTDNHIYYINFDDSNNQQN; this is encoded by the coding sequence ATGAATAATAAAAATTTAACTTTTACTACGGATCGTTTAGAAATAAGACCGTTAGTAAATTCTGATTATGAAAGTTGGCTTAAAGGTTTTTTAGATAGAAACCCTTCCCAATATCAATATGACGATGGGTTAATAGATATGTCTGTCTGTACTAAAATTTGGTTTGAGGATTTAGTAAAAAAACATCACGAGTTAATAAAAAATGATGAGATGTATATTTTTGCTATATTTGATAAAAATAATCAGCATATAGGTATGATTGATTTAGTAACTATTAGACGTGGAATTTTCCAATGGGGAGAATGTGGATACTTTATACACAATCAATTTTGGAGAAATGGTTATGCCTATGAAGCATTAAGAAAAACTTTATATATTGCTGATAAAGAACTCGAATTCCATAGACTTGAAGCACATGTGAATTTAGATAATGATCCATCAATCAAGCTGTTACAAAAATCAGGTTTTGAATATGAATGTACTAGAAAAAACTTTATATATGAATTCGAACAATGGACTGATAATCACATTTATTATATTAATTTTGATGATAGCAACAATCAACAGAATTAA
- a CDS encoding aminoacyltransferase produces MEFLQLTKQEFERFTQENFSHYTQSANHFEYRNENKKDVHIVGVKDENNQIVAASLLSEARTLRFFKYFYSHRGPVMDYQDKELVNFFFKNLTKYLKKQNCLFVLVDPYLVIKTHTADGQIIKEYDHQNFKSILESLGYKHKGYSVGYQPMSQIRWLSVLDLKNKTEQDLLKEMNYQTRRNIKKTEEMNVQIESLNINETERFFELFKMAEEKHGFSFRGFEYFKEMQKIYHDNSMLKIATVNLKEYLQTLDLQNENLKEEVLLAETKLKENPNSKKQKTAITNLLQRLKSSEKKMTKIKNLIETDGEKIDLAAALYVYNDHEMYYLSSGSNPRYNEFMGAYKLQGDMIKFSKEHNINRYNFYGVTGDFSDTSEDYGVQQFKRGFNADIEEYIGDFIKPIKKNWYFLSKMIAKVK; encoded by the coding sequence ATGGAGTTTTTACAACTTACAAAACAAGAATTCGAAAGATTTACACAAGAAAATTTTTCACATTATACTCAAAGCGCGAATCACTTTGAATATCGAAATGAAAATAAAAAAGATGTACATATTGTCGGAGTAAAAGATGAAAACAATCAAATAGTTGCAGCTTCTTTATTGTCAGAAGCACGTACACTAAGATTTTTTAAATACTTTTATTCACATAGAGGCCCTGTAATGGACTACCAAGATAAAGAATTAGTTAATTTCTTCTTTAAAAATTTAACAAAATACCTAAAAAAACAAAATTGTCTATTTGTTTTAGTAGATCCATACTTAGTCATAAAAACACACACAGCTGATGGCCAAATTATAAAAGAGTACGACCATCAAAATTTCAAATCAATTTTAGAATCACTAGGTTACAAACATAAAGGGTATTCAGTTGGTTACCAACCAATGAGTCAAATACGCTGGTTATCTGTACTAGATTTAAAAAATAAAACAGAACAAGATCTACTTAAAGAAATGAATTACCAAACAAGACGTAATATCAAAAAAACAGAAGAAATGAACGTACAAATTGAAAGTTTGAATATAAACGAAACAGAAAGATTTTTTGAATTATTTAAAATGGCTGAGGAAAAACATGGTTTTTCATTTAGAGGTTTTGAATATTTCAAAGAAATGCAAAAAATATATCATGATAATTCTATGCTAAAAATAGCTACAGTTAACCTAAAAGAATATTTACAGACTTTAGACTTACAAAACGAAAATCTAAAAGAAGAAGTTCTATTAGCAGAAACTAAATTAAAAGAAAATCCTAATTCTAAGAAACAAAAAACAGCTATAACCAATCTGTTGCAAAGACTTAAAAGTTCTGAAAAGAAAATGACTAAAATTAAAAATTTAATAGAAACAGATGGCGAAAAAATCGACTTAGCAGCAGCGTTATATGTATATAATGATCATGAAATGTACTATTTATCAAGTGGATCTAATCCAAGATACAACGAGTTTATGGGTGCTTACAAACTCCAAGGGGATATGATCAAATTCAGTAAAGAACATAATATAAATAGATATAATTTTTACGGTGTTACCGGAGATTTTTCAGATACATCTGAAGATTATGGCGTTCAACAATTCAAAAGAGGATTTAACGCCGATATCGAAGAATATATAGGAGATTTCATAAAACCTATAAAGAAAAACTGGTATTTCTTAAGTAAAATGATAGCTAAAGTTAAATAG
- a CDS encoding efflux RND transporter periplasmic adaptor subunit translates to MKKKVLWIIGIIALLLLVGVAFIIKQTTAEGGDDDKKDGYDTYEVKEESPLNISGKAAPTKIKTYNNNDQLGDFVSTVVEDGQKVKQGDQLINYNINDQKRQDSQEKVDEAQKKVDQDYQNINQQPNNNDLQKTLSKDLDVLNDTQKQLSKYNSQVNESMYASFDGKVEMDNDNEANSGEPILKLVSDESQIKTSISEFDINKIKVGDSVNVSVSSTGDEGKGKVAKISELPTSYEDKSQESAMGASESEGETPETSNPTSNNPSVGKDNSKYQVTVGKINIPIRSGFSTEGEIPLDAIKLPKSVLAKGNHVFVLDKNNKVEERHINITRQNGEIFVEKGLNSGEKLIVSPKKTLNNGEKVEVSS, encoded by the coding sequence TTGAAGAAAAAAGTTCTTTGGATAATCGGTATTATCGCTCTTCTATTATTAGTCGGAGTTGCTTTTATTATTAAGCAGACGACAGCTGAAGGTGGAGATGATGATAAAAAAGACGGTTATGATACATATGAAGTTAAGGAAGAATCCCCTTTAAATATATCTGGGAAAGCTGCGCCTACTAAAATTAAAACGTATAACAATAATGATCAGTTAGGCGATTTTGTTAGCACTGTCGTTGAAGATGGTCAAAAGGTTAAACAAGGTGATCAGTTGATTAATTATAATATTAATGATCAAAAGCGCCAAGATTCACAAGAAAAAGTCGATGAGGCTCAGAAAAAAGTTGATCAAGATTACCAAAATATCAATCAACAGCCTAATAATAATGATTTACAAAAAACATTATCTAAAGACTTGGATGTCCTAAATGATACTCAGAAACAATTGTCTAAATATAATAGTCAAGTGAATGAAAGTATGTATGCATCGTTTGATGGTAAAGTTGAAATGGACAATGATAATGAAGCCAATAGCGGAGAGCCTATTTTAAAATTAGTATCTGATGAATCTCAAATTAAAACATCTATTTCTGAATTTGATATTAATAAAATTAAAGTCGGAGATTCAGTTAATGTTTCAGTGAGCAGTACTGGTGATGAAGGTAAAGGCAAAGTTGCAAAAATTTCTGAATTACCTACTAGTTATGAAGATAAGAGCCAAGAAAGCGCAATGGGTGCATCTGAATCAGAAGGTGAAACGCCAGAGACGTCTAACCCTACTTCTAATAATCCTAGTGTCGGAAAAGACAATTCAAAATATCAAGTAACAGTTGGTAAAATCAATATTCCTATCCGCAGTGGCTTTTCAACTGAAGGTGAAATACCTTTAGATGCGATTAAATTACCTAAGTCTGTATTAGCAAAAGGCAATCATGTATTTGTTTTAGATAAGAACAATAAAGTTGAAGAACGACACATCAACATTACACGTCAAAATGGTGAAATTTTTGTTGAGAAAGGACTAAATTCTGGAGAAAAACTCATCGTTTCACCTAAGAAAACGTTAAATAATGGTGAAAAAGTTGAGGTATCTTCATGA
- a CDS encoding ABC transporter ATP-binding protein: MINLVNVNRHFKNGEETNHILKDINISIDTGEFIALMGPSGSGKSTLINILGFIDRGYTGQYLFNDENYQNVSDNKLAFVRNKTVGFVFQNFKLIQNNTIMENVSIPLLYSGMSSRERKQRVESVLRDVNIEDKKNLVPKKLSGGQQQRVAIARSIVNKPKFIIADEPTGALDSQTSKDIMDLFIRLNREQNTTMIIVTHDRKVAEQADRVIHILDGRVQREEVIE; the protein is encoded by the coding sequence ATGATAAATTTAGTGAATGTTAATCGACACTTTAAGAACGGAGAAGAAACAAACCATATTTTAAAAGATATCAATATTTCAATTGATACGGGTGAATTCATTGCCCTTATGGGCCCATCTGGTTCAGGGAAAAGTACGCTGATTAATATTTTGGGTTTTATAGATAGAGGTTACACAGGTCAATACTTGTTTAATGATGAAAACTATCAAAATGTTTCTGATAATAAACTTGCGTTTGTCAGAAATAAAACAGTTGGCTTTGTCTTTCAGAATTTCAAACTTATACAAAATAATACGATTATGGAGAATGTTAGTATTCCCCTACTATATTCAGGAATGTCTTCAAGAGAACGTAAGCAGCGTGTAGAATCTGTTTTAAGAGACGTAAACATTGAAGATAAAAAGAATTTAGTACCGAAAAAATTGTCTGGTGGTCAACAACAACGTGTCGCTATCGCTCGTTCTATTGTTAACAAACCGAAGTTCATCATTGCCGATGAACCAACTGGTGCACTCGACTCGCAAACATCTAAAGATATTATGGATTTATTTATACGTCTTAATCGTGAACAAAATACAACGATGATTATCGTTACACATGATCGTAAAGTAGCAGAACAAGCCGATCGTGTTATCCATATTTTAGATGGACGTGTACAACGAGAAGAGGTGATTGAATGA
- a CDS encoding ABC transporter permease, with amino-acid sequence MKNLPNIISISLKSIMKNKRRNIFTMIGIIIGIAAVITIMSLGNGFKKTASEEFEDTGASKGQAMISYMPDGMEASENNPFDKEDIELVKQIDGVNDAKIKENEDESYSAEMTNAQKQSDINVFKKEQATDTSEGKGFSKTDNDLNEKVVTVDNTIAENVFNNDAVGKTLFIDDQGFKIVGIVNNAMYENSVNMPSSTFNRYMKDLNQDFPQLELKISDDGKKKEIADKAAKQLNKHGSGMSEGSYQYSDMEDVMKSITQVFDAITYFVAAVAGISLFIAGIGVMNVMYISVAERTEEIAIRRAFGAKGRDIEIQFLIESIVLCLIGGLIGLIIGILISKLVAAVTPDMVQSVVSVGSILLAVGVSTLIGIVFGWIPARSASKKELIDIIK; translated from the coding sequence ATGAAGAACTTACCAAATATCATCTCAATTTCACTTAAATCCATCATGAAAAATAAACGACGTAATATTTTTACGATGATTGGTATTATTATTGGTATCGCTGCAGTTATTACCATTATGTCGCTTGGTAATGGCTTTAAAAAGACAGCATCAGAAGAATTCGAAGACACGGGTGCAAGTAAAGGACAAGCCATGATTAGCTATATGCCAGATGGTATGGAAGCTTCAGAAAACAACCCCTTCGATAAAGAAGATATTGAGCTCGTCAAACAAATTGACGGCGTGAACGATGCCAAAATCAAAGAAAATGAAGATGAAAGTTACTCTGCAGAAATGACGAATGCACAGAAACAATCTGATATTAATGTTTTCAAAAAAGAACAAGCAACTGATACATCAGAAGGCAAAGGTTTCTCTAAAACAGATAATGATTTAAATGAAAAAGTCGTTACGGTAGATAATACTATAGCTGAAAATGTATTCAATAATGACGCTGTCGGAAAAACATTATTCATTGATGACCAAGGATTCAAAATCGTTGGCATTGTAAATAACGCTATGTATGAAAATAGTGTCAATATGCCTAGTTCTACTTTCAACCGTTATATGAAAGACTTAAATCAAGATTTTCCACAGCTTGAATTAAAAATTTCTGATGATGGTAAGAAAAAAGAAATTGCAGATAAAGCAGCCAAACAATTAAACAAACATGGGTCTGGAATGAGCGAAGGTAGTTATCAATATTCAGATATGGAAGATGTCATGAAGAGTATTACACAAGTATTCGATGCCATCACTTATTTCGTAGCTGCCGTAGCAGGTATTTCACTCTTTATCGCAGGTATAGGTGTTATGAATGTGATGTACATATCCGTCGCAGAACGAACAGAAGAAATAGCCATACGACGAGCATTTGGCGCTAAAGGACGAGATATTGAAATTCAGTTCTTAATCGAAAGTATCGTCTTATGTCTCATAGGCGGACTGATCGGCTTAATCATCGGTATATTAATATCCAAATTAGTCGCAGCCGTTACACCAGACATGGTACAAAGTGTCGTCAGCGTAGGTTCAATACTATTAGCAGTTGGGGTTTCAACACTCATCGGAATTGTATTTGGTTGGATACCAGCAAGATCCGCATCTAAGAAAGAGCTAATAGATATTATTAAATAA
- a CDS encoding FAD-dependent monooxygenase encodes MNNEVLIVGAGTSGLALAISLSNQGVPYQVRVHMINRAIEFIKSGST; translated from the coding sequence ATGAATAATGAAGTATTAATAGTCGGCGCTGGAACTAGTGGTTTAGCTTTGGCAATATCATTAAGTAATCAAGGTGTTCCTTATCAAGTGAGGGTCCATATGATAAATAGAGCCATAGAATTTATCAAGTCAGGCTCCACATGA
- a CDS encoding recombinase family protein — translation MKYGYIRPVTINDSVSEQIKKLEQYTNDIIKEEHANNKKRNELDALLNFKLTSNDVLYITDLCIIADTTKHLVDILDIFSTKGTALYVINLNKTITENGKETFINTLHDITDFQSDIVKFRTRMGLENYTREGKSLGRPKRDDKNLRDAIEMYMSKKYTLDEIKAKTNISRATLYRHLDR, via the coding sequence ATGAAATATGGTTATATTAGGCCAGTTACAATAAATGATAGTGTGAGTGAACAAATAAAGAAATTAGAACAATATACAAATGATATTATTAAAGAAGAACATGCTAATAATAAAAAAAGAAATGAACTAGATGCTTTATTAAATTTTAAATTAACTTCTAATGATGTTTTATATATTACGGATTTATGTATCATTGCAGATACCACAAAACATTTAGTAGATATATTGGATATATTTTCAACAAAAGGAACTGCGCTATATGTGATTAATTTAAATAAAACAATAACGGAAAATGGGAAAGAAACCTTTATAAATACATTGCATGATATTACAGATTTTCAAAGTGACATTGTGAAATTCAGAACACGTATGGGGTTAGAAAATTATACAAGAGAAGGTAAAAGTCTTGGCAGACCTAAGCGCGATGATAAAAATTTAAGAGATGCAATAGAAATGTATATGAGTAAAAAATATACGCTAGATGAAATAAAAGCAAAAACTAATATAAGTAGAGCGACACTATATAGACATTTAGATAGGTAA